Proteins encoded together in one Nostoc sp. PCC 7524 window:
- a CDS encoding TatD family hydrolase has protein sequence MQLIDTHVHLNFDAFQADLTAVRSRWQEAGVVRLVHSCVEPKEFSSIQTIAHQFPEISFAVGLHPLDAAQWQSDTGEQILSLARSDSKVVAIGEMGLDFYKADNYQQQCMVLEAQLAIASELNLPVIIHCRDAAVALREILKTWQERTNHQLRGVMHCWGGTPEETQWFMDLGFYISFSGTVTFKNAKAIQASAQMVKSDRLLVETDCPFLAPVPKRGEKRNEPAYVRYVAEQVAQLRGETLEAISTQTTQNACELFGLAL, from the coding sequence ATGCAGCTGATTGACACCCACGTACATCTCAATTTTGATGCCTTCCAGGCAGATTTAACAGCAGTGCGATCGCGATGGCAAGAAGCAGGGGTAGTGCGTTTAGTACATTCCTGTGTCGAGCCAAAGGAATTTTCCAGTATACAAACCATAGCCCACCAGTTCCCGGAAATCAGCTTTGCTGTAGGCTTGCATCCATTAGATGCCGCTCAATGGCAAAGTGATACAGGGGAGCAAATATTATCCTTAGCGCGTTCTGACTCTAAGGTAGTAGCAATTGGTGAAATGGGGCTGGATTTTTACAAAGCCGACAATTATCAGCAACAGTGCATGGTATTGGAAGCCCAATTAGCGATCGCCTCTGAACTCAACTTACCCGTAATTATTCACTGTCGAGATGCAGCAGTTGCTTTGAGAGAAATACTCAAAACATGGCAGGAGCGAACAAATCATCAACTCCGGGGTGTAATGCACTGTTGGGGAGGAACACCAGAAGAAACTCAATGGTTTATGGATTTAGGCTTTTATATTAGTTTTAGCGGGACAGTTACCTTTAAAAACGCCAAAGCCATCCAAGCTTCTGCTCAAATGGTGAAAAGCGATCGCCTGCTAGTGGAAACAGACTGTCCATTTTTAGCACCAGTTCCCAAGCGGGGTGAAAAGCGGAATGAGCCTGCCTATGTGCGCTATGTAGCCGAGCAAGTAGCCCAGCTACGAGGAGAGACATTAGAGGCTATTTCCACTCAAACTACCCAAAATGCTTGCGAATTATTCGGTCTAGCACTATAA
- the rpoB gene encoding DNA-directed RNA polymerase subunit beta, translating into MTSENYIEPAFLLPDLIEIQRSSFRWFLEEGLIEELNSFSPITDYTGKLELHFLGQNYKLKEPKYSVEEAKRRDSTYAVQMYVPTRLLNKETGDIKEQEVFIGDLPLMTDRGTFIINGAERVIVNQIVRSPGVYYKSEIDKNGRRTYSASLIPNRGAWLKFETDRNDLVWVRIDKTRKLSAQVLLKALGLSDNEIFDALRHPEYFQKTIEKEGQFSEEEALMELYRKLRPGEPPTVLGGQQLLDSRFFDPKRYDLGRVGRYKLNKKLRLSVPETVRILTPSDILAAVDYLINLEYDIGSIDDIDHLGNRRVRSVGELLQNQVRVGLNRLERIIRERMTVSDAEVLTPASLVNPKPLVAAIKEFFGSSQLSQFMDQTNPLAELTHKRRLSALGPGGLTRERAGFAVRDIHPSHYGRICPIETPEGPNAGLIGSLATHARVNLYGFLETPFRPVENGRVRFDLPAVYMTADEEDDLRVAPGDTQLDENGYILGPQVPVRYRQDWSTTTPEQVDYVAVSPVQIVSVATSMIPFLEHDDANRALMGSNMQRQAVPLLKPERPLVGTGLEAQGARDSGMVIISRTDGDVTYVDATEIRVRPKPNAPEIKYTISKYQRSNQDTCLNQKPLVRMGERVVAGQVLADGSSTEGGELALGQNIVVAYMPWEGYNYEDAILISERLVQDDIYTSIHIEKYEIEARQTKLGPEEITREIPNVGEDALRQLDEQGIIRIGAWVEAGDILVGKVTPKGESDQPPEEKLLRAIFGEKARDVRDNSLRVPNGEKGRVVDVRLFTREQGDELPPGANMVVRVYVAQKRKIQVGDKMAGRHGNKGIISRILPIEDMPYLPDGAPVDIVLNPLGVPSRMNVGQVFECLLGWAGYNLGVRFKITPFDEMYGEESSRKIVHGKLQEARDETGRNWVYNPDDSGKIMVFDGRTGEPFDRPVTVGVAYMLKLVHLVDDKIHARSTGPYSLVTQQPLGGKAQQGGQRFGEMEVWALEAFGAAYTLQELLTVKSDDMQGRNEALNAIVKGKAIPRPGTPESFKVLMRELQSLGLDIAVHKVETQADGSSLDVEVDLMADQANRRTPPRPTYESLSRESLEDDE; encoded by the coding sequence ATGACTAGCGAAAATTACATTGAACCCGCCTTTCTATTGCCCGACTTGATTGAAATCCAGCGTTCCAGCTTTCGCTGGTTTTTAGAAGAAGGGCTAATCGAAGAACTTAACTCCTTTAGTCCTATTACAGACTATACCGGCAAATTAGAACTGCATTTTTTAGGACAAAACTACAAACTCAAGGAGCCAAAGTACAGCGTTGAAGAAGCCAAACGCCGGGATAGTACCTATGCTGTACAAATGTATGTCCCCACCCGTCTGCTGAATAAAGAAACTGGGGATATTAAAGAGCAAGAAGTATTTATTGGTGATCTACCTTTGATGACCGATCGCGGTACCTTTATCATTAACGGAGCCGAGCGGGTAATTGTCAATCAAATCGTGCGATCGCCTGGAGTTTACTACAAATCAGAAATCGATAAAAACGGACGACGTACCTATTCTGCCAGTTTGATCCCCAACCGGGGGGCATGGCTGAAATTTGAAACAGACCGTAACGATTTAGTGTGGGTACGGATCGATAAAACCCGGAAACTCTCAGCCCAGGTATTACTCAAAGCTTTAGGGTTATCAGATAACGAAATTTTTGATGCTCTGCGCCATCCCGAATATTTCCAGAAAACCATCGAGAAAGAAGGGCAATTTTCTGAAGAAGAAGCCCTCATGGAGTTATATCGCAAACTCCGCCCCGGTGAACCACCCACAGTCCTCGGTGGGCAACAACTTTTAGACTCCCGATTCTTCGACCCCAAACGTTATGACTTGGGTCGTGTTGGTAGATACAAACTTAACAAAAAATTACGCCTATCTGTACCTGAGACGGTGCGGATTCTCACCCCTAGCGATATATTAGCCGCAGTTGATTACCTGATCAACCTGGAATATGACATTGGTAGTATTGACGACATCGACCACTTAGGCAACCGTCGCGTCAGAAGTGTCGGTGAGTTGTTGCAAAACCAAGTCCGAGTAGGATTAAACCGCCTAGAGAGGATCATTCGGGAACGGATGACCGTATCTGACGCGGAAGTCCTCACCCCTGCTTCCCTGGTGAACCCCAAACCCTTGGTAGCAGCCATCAAAGAATTCTTTGGTTCTAGCCAATTAAGTCAGTTCATGGATCAAACCAATCCCCTAGCAGAACTGACCCACAAACGCCGTTTATCAGCCCTTGGCCCTGGCGGTTTGACCCGTGAACGGGCAGGGTTTGCCGTGCGAGATATCCATCCTTCCCACTACGGGCGGATTTGTCCCATTGAAACACCAGAAGGCCCCAACGCTGGTTTGATTGGTTCCTTGGCAACCCACGCCCGCGTTAACCTGTATGGCTTCTTAGAAACTCCCTTTAGACCAGTAGAAAATGGTCGAGTGAGATTTGACCTGCCAGCAGTATACATGACGGCAGATGAAGAAGACGACCTGCGGGTAGCACCTGGAGATACCCAACTAGATGAAAATGGCTACATCCTGGGTCCACAAGTACCTGTACGTTATCGCCAGGATTGGTCTACCACAACCCCTGAGCAGGTAGACTACGTAGCTGTGTCCCCCGTGCAGATTGTATCTGTAGCTACTAGCATGATTCCCTTCTTGGAACATGACGACGCTAACCGCGCCCTCATGGGTTCCAATATGCAACGGCAAGCAGTCCCCCTACTCAAACCAGAGCGGCCATTGGTAGGTACAGGCTTAGAAGCCCAAGGTGCTAGAGACTCTGGGATGGTGATTATCTCCCGGACGGATGGGGATGTCACCTATGTAGATGCCACAGAAATTCGTGTCCGTCCTAAACCCAATGCCCCAGAAATTAAGTACACGATTTCCAAATACCAGCGTTCTAACCAGGATACCTGTCTCAACCAAAAGCCCCTCGTGCGGATGGGTGAACGTGTAGTGGCAGGTCAGGTATTAGCTGATGGTTCCTCTACTGAAGGGGGCGAATTGGCCCTGGGACAAAATATCGTCGTTGCTTATATGCCGTGGGAAGGCTACAACTACGAAGACGCAATTTTGATTTCCGAGCGCCTGGTACAAGATGACATTTACACCTCAATTCACATTGAAAAATATGAAATTGAGGCACGCCAGACCAAACTCGGACCAGAAGAAATCACCAGAGAAATTCCCAACGTCGGGGAAGATGCCTTACGTCAGTTAGATGAACAGGGGATCATTCGCATTGGGGCGTGGGTAGAAGCTGGAGACATCTTAGTAGGTAAAGTCACACCCAAAGGAGAATCTGACCAACCCCCAGAAGAAAAGCTGTTGCGGGCGATTTTCGGGGAAAAAGCACGGGATGTGAGAGATAATTCCCTGCGCGTCCCTAACGGTGAAAAAGGGCGGGTAGTTGACGTGCGTCTATTTACCCGTGAACAGGGTGATGAATTACCACCAGGTGCCAACATGGTAGTCCGGGTATATGTTGCCCAAAAACGGAAAATCCAAGTTGGAGACAAAATGGCAGGTCGCCACGGGAATAAAGGGATTATTTCTCGCATATTGCCGATAGAAGATATGCCTTATCTGCCCGATGGCGCACCTGTAGATATCGTGCTGAATCCCCTGGGTGTACCTAGCCGGATGAACGTCGGACAAGTATTTGAGTGTCTGTTAGGTTGGGCTGGTTACAACTTAGGTGTGCGGTTTAAGATTACCCCCTTTGATGAAATGTATGGGGAAGAATCATCTCGAAAAATTGTGCATGGCAAATTGCAAGAAGCACGGGATGAAACCGGTCGCAACTGGGTGTATAACCCCGATGACTCTGGCAAAATCATGGTGTTTGATGGTCGGACTGGAGAACCATTCGACCGACCAGTTACAGTAGGTGTCGCTTATATGTTGAAGCTGGTACACCTAGTAGACGATAAGATTCACGCTCGTTCTACAGGACCATACTCCTTAGTAACGCAGCAACCCTTGGGTGGTAAAGCGCAACAAGGTGGTCAGCGATTTGGGGAAATGGAAGTGTGGGCATTGGAAGCCTTTGGTGCAGCGTACACCTTGCAAGAGTTGCTGACAGTGAAATCCGACGATATGCAGGGACGAAACGAAGCATTAAATGCGATCGTTAAAGGTAAGGCGATTCCCAGACCCGGTACACCAGAGTCCTTCAAAGTATTGATGCGAGAACTGCAATCCTTGGGTTTAGATATTGCTGTCCATAAGGTAGAAACCCAAGCCGATGGTAGTTCCTTAGATGTGGAAGTTGATTTGATGGCAGACCAAGCCAACAGAAGAACACCACCTCGACCAACCTACGAATCGCTTTCCCGTGAATCATTGGAAGACGACGAATAA
- the hslO gene encoding Hsp33 family molecular chaperone HslO, with product MADQLIRATAADGGIRAVGAITTRLTEEARQRHQLSYVATAALGRTMAAGLLMASSMKRPGSRVNVRVKGDGPLGGILVDAGLDGTVRGYVGNPSVELPPNAKGKLDVGGAVGNGYLYVVRDIGYGYPYSSTVELISGEIGDDVAHYLVNSEQTPSALVLGVFVGAGGVTASGGLLVQVLPKAARDEELVAKLESRVAALSGFTPLLQAGKTLPEIFHDLLGDMGLNIFPESQILRFHCGCSFDRVLGALKMLGEAELQDMIVKDDGAEATCDFCGRVYQASSDHLAQLIVDLQAESSVSG from the coding sequence ATGGCGGATCAATTAATTCGCGCCACAGCAGCCGACGGTGGAATTCGTGCAGTAGGTGCGATCACCACGCGTTTGACAGAAGAGGCACGGCAACGCCACCAGCTTTCTTACGTAGCAACGGCGGCTCTAGGGCGGACAATGGCAGCAGGTTTGTTGATGGCTTCCAGTATGAAGAGGCCTGGATCTAGGGTTAATGTCCGGGTTAAGGGTGATGGGCCTTTGGGTGGCATCTTAGTGGATGCTGGTTTAGATGGCACAGTCCGGGGTTATGTGGGTAATCCCTCTGTGGAATTGCCTCCTAATGCTAAGGGCAAACTAGATGTTGGTGGTGCTGTGGGTAATGGCTACCTCTACGTAGTCAGAGATATCGGTTACGGCTACCCCTACTCTAGTACAGTAGAACTGATTTCTGGGGAAATTGGTGATGATGTAGCTCACTACCTCGTCAATTCGGAGCAAACACCTTCTGCATTGGTATTAGGTGTGTTCGTCGGTGCTGGTGGAGTAACAGCATCCGGTGGGTTGTTGGTGCAGGTATTGCCGAAAGCCGCCAGAGATGAAGAATTAGTGGCGAAATTAGAATCGCGGGTAGCAGCTTTATCTGGTTTCACGCCGTTATTGCAAGCTGGTAAGACTTTGCCAGAAATCTTTCATGATTTACTAGGCGACATGGGTTTAAATATTTTCCCAGAAAGCCAAATTTTACGCTTCCACTGTGGATGCTCTTTTGATCGGGTGTTAGGAGCATTAAAGATGTTGGGAGAGGCGGAATTACAAGACATGATTGTGAAAGATGATGGAGCTGAAGCAACCTGTGACTTTTGTGGCAGAGTATATCAGGCCAGCAGCGATCATTTAGCTCAACTCATTGTTGATTTGCAAGCAGAATCTTCTGTTTCTGGATAG
- a CDS encoding universal stress protein, producing MLKTILVAIDGSEIATRVIETLDSLVLSPETKVILCHVFPTAESETELPADRPQPESSRFSSFHIEKQLQSFQEQLSVQSEIELVAGEPSEEIIRLANIHKTDLIIIGSRGLTGMTRIVLGSVSNQVVEEAACSVLVVKPS from the coding sequence ATGCTCAAAACTATTTTGGTAGCTATAGATGGTTCAGAAATCGCCACACGAGTCATTGAGACTTTAGATAGTTTGGTTTTGTCCCCAGAAACTAAAGTTATACTCTGTCATGTGTTTCCCACAGCCGAGTCAGAAACAGAACTGCCAGCTGATCGGCCTCAACCTGAATCTTCTCGATTTTCCTCTTTCCATATAGAAAAACAATTGCAATCTTTTCAGGAACAGTTATCAGTTCAAAGTGAAATAGAACTGGTTGCTGGTGAACCATCTGAAGAAATTATTCGTTTGGCTAATATTCACAAAACAGATTTAATTATTATTGGCAGTCGTGGTTTAACAGGTATGACACGGATTGTCTTGGGTTCTGTAAGTAATCAAGTGGTAGAAGAGGCGGCTTGTTCTGTGTTGGTAGTCAAGCCTAGTTAA
- the hisD gene encoding histidinol dehydrogenase: MLRIITQQADVKAELKRICDRTSDEPVLHKEATVREVLQAVKRQGDKAVLHYTAEFDNQNLKPEELRVKGSELDAAYQQVSQELLAAIRLACGQIEAFHRQRVPKSWVHFGDDDVVLGKRYNPVDKAGLYIPGGRAAYPSTVLMNAIPAKVAGVPRVIMVTPPGANKVINPAVLVAAQEAGIKEIYRVGGAQAIAALAYGTETIPKVDVITGPGNIYVTLAKKLVYGTVGIDCLAGPSEVLIIADETANPVHVATDLLAQAEHDPMAAAILLTTDPALAKNVQVAVERQLVDHPRRIDTEKAIAHYGLIVLVESLEAAAELSNEFAPEHLELEIKDPWALLPNIRHAGAIFLGYSTPEAVGDYIAGPNHTLPTSGAARYASALGVETFLKHSNIIQYSPTALQKVAGAIDALATAEGLPSHADSVRRRIQQEE; the protein is encoded by the coding sequence ATGCTGCGAATCATTACTCAGCAGGCAGACGTTAAAGCAGAACTAAAACGTATCTGCGATCGCACCAGTGACGAACCAGTGCTTCATAAAGAAGCCACAGTGCGGGAAGTGTTGCAAGCAGTCAAACGCCAAGGCGATAAAGCTGTGCTACATTATACTGCCGAATTTGACAATCAAAACCTCAAGCCGGAAGAACTGCGTGTCAAAGGTTCGGAACTGGATGCAGCTTATCAACAGGTATCTCAGGAACTATTGGCGGCGATTCGGCTGGCTTGTGGCCAAATTGAAGCCTTTCATCGTCAGCGAGTCCCCAAAAGCTGGGTACACTTTGGCGATGATGATGTAGTGTTAGGTAAACGCTATAATCCCGTAGACAAAGCGGGTTTGTATATCCCTGGCGGCCGTGCTGCCTATCCAAGTACGGTACTGATGAATGCCATTCCGGCCAAGGTAGCTGGTGTACCGCGTGTAATTATGGTAACTCCACCAGGAGCCAATAAAGTCATTAACCCCGCAGTTTTAGTAGCGGCGCAAGAGGCGGGAATCAAAGAAATTTATCGCGTCGGGGGAGCGCAAGCGATCGCCGCTTTAGCTTATGGTACAGAAACAATTCCCAAGGTAGATGTGATTACCGGGCCAGGCAATATCTACGTCACCCTAGCGAAAAAGTTAGTTTACGGCACTGTGGGTATTGATTGTTTAGCAGGCCCCAGTGAAGTATTGATCATTGCCGATGAAACAGCCAATCCTGTCCATGTGGCAACGGATTTATTGGCGCAAGCGGAACATGATCCAATGGCGGCGGCGATTTTGTTAACTACAGATCCCGCTTTAGCCAAAAATGTGCAAGTCGCTGTAGAAAGACAATTAGTAGATCACCCACGGCGGATCGATACCGAAAAAGCGATCGCTCACTACGGCTTAATTGTCTTGGTGGAATCTTTAGAAGCAGCTGCCGAACTCTCCAACGAATTCGCACCGGAACACCTAGAATTAGAAATTAAAGACCCTTGGGCATTACTGCCAAACATTCGTCATGCTGGGGCGATATTCCTGGGTTATTCCACACCGGAAGCTGTAGGGGATTATATAGCCGGTCCCAACCACACTTTACCTACTTCCGGTGCGGCTCGCTATGCTTCAGCTTTAGGAGTGGAAACTTTTCTCAAGCATTCTAATATCATTCAATATTCACCCACAGCATTGCAAAAAGTAGCAGGTGCAATTGACGCATTAGCAACGGCTGAAGGCTTACCTTCTCATGCTGATTCAGTACGCCGCCGAATTCAGCAAGAAGAGTGA
- the rpsT gene encoding 30S ribosomal protein S20, translated as MANTKSALKRAKIAERNRLRNKTYKSAVKTLIKKYLNAVEVYAANPTPESQQEVQVRLSEAYSKIDKAVKRGVLHPNNGARKKSRLAHKLKPLTQTA; from the coding sequence GTGGCGAATACAAAGTCTGCTCTCAAGCGCGCCAAAATCGCAGAACGCAATCGGCTGCGTAACAAAACCTACAAATCAGCCGTGAAAACGCTGATTAAAAAATACTTGAATGCGGTAGAAGTCTATGCAGCTAATCCTACCCCGGAATCTCAACAGGAAGTACAAGTAAGACTTTCTGAGGCTTACAGCAAAATTGATAAAGCTGTGAAGCGGGGTGTTCTGCATCCCAACAACGGGGCAAGGAAGAAGTCTAGACTGGCTCACAAGCTCAAGCCACTCACCCAAACAGCATAA
- a CDS encoding sensor histidine kinase, with amino-acid sequence MLSSSTFLYFIVTMITLGAGIMGLSILRTQKILKLFNTKPEQLSWRIMFLLMIFFLGGYSLCIYLTIARLIEWIPLLTGMVFFFGALFVFFSVTIYYQTLQRLFIVKEKYRTAKENAESALFQLKQTQQAQMQLIQRETMLALGTMVAGVAHEINNPVSFIHGNLEYLRQYTQDLLNLLANYAAVYPNPDLKIVNALANSELKFIQSDLPKLLNSMQVGTIRIMEIVESLSNFSRLNEADYKKADIHQGIDSTLVILQHRLKCCASNSQPISVIKKYGKIPHIFCNPRFLNQVFLNLINNAIDALIQKTAILGQTTEETPTIWIRTFQSEDNQINITISDNGCGMSEEICRSIFQPFFTTKPVGQGTGLGLSISHQIIVEQHGGSIKCTSIANQGTEIDIRLPIQQITLT; translated from the coding sequence ATGCTAAGTTCTTCAACTTTTCTGTATTTTATTGTCACCATGATTACTCTTGGTGCTGGAATCATGGGGCTATCCATTCTTAGGACGCAGAAAATTCTCAAATTATTCAATACAAAACCAGAGCAACTAAGTTGGCGAATCATGTTTTTGCTAATGATTTTTTTTCTGGGTGGTTATTCGTTATGTATCTATTTAACAATTGCTAGGCTAATTGAATGGATACCATTGCTCACTGGCATGGTTTTCTTTTTCGGAGCATTATTCGTATTTTTTAGCGTTACTATCTACTACCAAACACTGCAAAGACTATTTATAGTCAAAGAAAAATACCGTACAGCAAAAGAAAATGCAGAGTCAGCTTTATTTCAATTAAAACAAACTCAGCAAGCTCAAATGCAATTAATTCAACGGGAAACTATGTTAGCCTTGGGAACGATGGTGGCTGGAGTTGCTCACGAAATTAATAATCCGGTGAGTTTTATTCATGGCAATTTAGAATATCTTCGTCAGTATACCCAAGACTTACTCAACCTGCTAGCTAATTATGCTGCTGTATATCCGAATCCAGATCTCAAAATCGTTAATGCTCTTGCTAACAGTGAACTGAAGTTTATCCAGAGCGACTTGCCAAAGCTGCTGAACTCAATGCAGGTTGGCACAATTCGGATTATGGAGATTGTAGAATCCCTATCAAATTTCTCACGTTTGAATGAAGCTGACTATAAAAAAGCTGACATCCATCAAGGTATTGATAGTACACTCGTAATTTTGCAGCATCGGCTTAAATGTTGTGCTAGTAATAGCCAACCTATTTCAGTGATTAAAAAATACGGAAAAATTCCTCATATTTTCTGTAATCCTCGTTTTTTAAACCAAGTATTTCTAAATTTAATTAATAATGCTATCGATGCCTTGATTCAAAAAACAGCAATTCTCGGACAAACTACAGAAGAAACACCAACTATTTGGATTCGTACATTTCAGTCTGAGGATAATCAAATTAATATCACAATCTCTGATAATGGTTGTGGCATGAGTGAAGAGATTTGCCGCAGCATTTTCCAACCTTTTTTTACTACTAAGCCCGTTGGTCAAGGAACTGGTTTAGGTTTGTCTATTAGCCATCAAATTATCGTTGAGCAACATGGTGGCTCTATCAAATGTACTTCCATTGCTAACCAGGGAACTGAAATCGATATTAGACTTCCGATTCAGCAAATAACACTTACGTAA